TCCGCAATCGATGATTCTTCACTCCCGCTTCCAAAAGAGACGCACCTGATTTGCGTCCCGCTTCCGAAGGCCAAACCAAAGAAAGTTTGCGCCATGAAAAAACATCACCGACCCCAGGCCGTGCCCACAAACCACAGACCGCTCCTCTCCCAGAAGTCCTCTCCGTGCTCTCTGTGGCTCCGTGGTGCCATCCTGCTCCAGCCATCCCCGCCGGGACCAATCAGCGAACCACACAATCTCTCCTCCAACCACCCCAAGAATCCCTCGACCACCCACGCCAAAAAGCCGCCATTTTTTACCCTCCCGCCGACGCAACTATTTGATTGCACGCCTTTGCACGCCTTTGCACATCCATTCCAAAAATTCCGGCTCAGATCCACCCCGGCATCCTACCTCCCCCGGCCCCGCGCCCAGCACCCTCACCACGCCGCTTTTCCTTCGCCAACCCGCCCGCCTTGTGCCACACTATGCGCGCTTCTGCGCGAGTGGCGAAATGGCAGACGCGCCAGACTTAGGATCTGGTCCCGCAAGGGGTGGAGGTTCAAGTCCTCTCTCGCGCACCATCACTCTGACGTAAGTATGAATCGGCTGAACTCTTTTCGTCCCGCTGCGCTCGCGTTCGCGGCAGGCCTGCTTATCGTCAGTGTCGGCGGATGTGGCAAGAGCCAGGAGCGGACCGAGGACGGACTGAACTCTTCCGGCACCAACCGCGCGGGTTATGTTGTCCGAACCAGGCGCGTCGCGCCACGACCCGCCGCGACGGAACGTGATTCCGACCAAACGCCAATCACTCCCTCCGGACCTGCACAGCCGAACGTCCCCAACTCCGATATCGAAACGATCAAGGCCAGTGCGCAGGCGGGAGACATTGCCGCTCAGATCGCGCTGGGAAAGTATTATGCGACCGGTCAAGGCGGTCGAATCGACATGGCGGAAGCAATCAAGTGGTATCAGACCGCCGCCGAACAGGGCCAGCCTCGCGCCCAGTACGATCTCGGAATCATCTATGCGCAGGGCCGCGGGGTGCCGCGCAATGATCAGGAAGCCGCAAAGTGGTTTTATCAGGCGGCGCAACAGGGTGATCCGATGTCCCAATACAACCTCGGCCTGATGTATGCCAGTGGCCAGGGTGTCGCCGCCGACAATACCGAAGCTACAAAATGGTTCCAGAAGGCGGCCGAGCAAGGCGATGCCATGGCGCAACTCAAGCTTGCCATGACTTACGCGAAAGACTCCAACACAGCGATTTCTCAACAGGACCTGGCCGCCTTTTATCTCAAGGCCGCCGAACAGGGTTATGCCGAAGCCCAGGCGGCCCTTGGTTCCATGTACAAAAAGGGGAACGGCGTGGATCAGAACGCCGCCGAGGCGCTCAAATGGTACGCCGCTGCCGCGGAACAAGGCGACCCCAAGGCGCTTCATTGGATGGCGGTCAGTTATGTCAACGGAGACGGTGTCACCAAGGACCTCAACCAGGCTGCGCAGTATTATACGAAAGCCGCGGACGAGGGCTACCCGTTGTCTCAATACAACCTCGCCATGATGTACATGCTCGGACAGGGCGTCGAAGGCAGCGACCAGCAGGCGATACAATTGTTCCAAAAGGCCGCCGAGCAGAATTTCGCCGCCGCCCAGCGCCAGCTTGGTTCCTTTTACGAGTCCGGCCGCGGTACCAGTCCGGACCTTGTCGAGGCTTATCGCTGGTACTCCCAAGCTGCCGCGAACGGCGATCAGGAGGCGATCCGGGCCATGAATACGCTTTCCCAACGCCTGACTCCGGACCAGATCACTGAGGCCAAGAACCGGGCCGGACTCCCGGCGGCCCAGCCCGGAGCAAATCCGAATCCTTCAAACTGAACGCACACGCCACTCCTTCGGAGCTTCCGCCGGCTCGACAAATCATCGACGACTCAGGTTCGAGGGAACATTTCCTGTGAGAGGCGCACCAACCTTTGACCGGACACCCTTATCTTCAATCGGCCGCGCAGAATGCCCGCACGCGTCCGGTTCAAATAGCGGAACGCTTCCACTTCCTGGCGGAACTCTACCGGGCTTCGCGACAGCCCGAGCTGCTTGATGGCGCGGAAGTCCTCGCCGAAAAAGTTCCGACTGACCGGGTAAATCAATCCCGCCAATGGCAGAGCGTGGCGGTACAGGCATTGCCAGAACACGCGGGATTCGTAGCCCTCGGGAGGACATCCGAACTTACTGCAAAAGGCTTCGCGGAAACTTCGAGGCCACATGATGAGGGCCGCAAACTCAGTTTGGTGTGTCGCGGGCAAACCGCAATGCGGTTGTATTGAAAGACCGTCAACGCCGGTTTCAGCGGACTGATCCTGCATCCGGCCTGCAGAATTATGCAATGACCTGAATCGGCTATGGACGCAGTGCGCGCGCGGCGCCGGAAACAAAACACCATTGGCGCTGTATCAACGAGTCCACCGCGCCTTGTGTGTCCGTTGGCGCTTCTCCATCAGGTCGCCGCTGCGACCACCTCACAGGCCTGCATCCAGAGAATCGAGGCGATGGATGAATCGTAGGCCTCGAAATCAACGGATTCCAATGTGCGCTTGTCTGCTCCCAAGAGCACCGCGCGGAAAAGCGACCCGGCCATGCGCGTGGGCCGGGTGACTTCTTTCACGGCCTTGCCCTGTCCCCACAAGGCCGTGATCTTCTCCACTATTTGGTTCCTCATGCCGCGCTGACGATAGTCCTCGCGCAATATGCACGCTTCTCCGATTTTGTCCGGATGCTCGCAAATATTGCGCGGGGCTTTTTTGGCGGCGACGGCGTTTCGGCCGTCGATTCCGTAGCGGTGCGTCCTCCCGCCGGTGTCAGCACTCCACCTTTGCCCATGGCCAGCGCTTTGTGCATTTTGACCAGACAAGAAAAAAGACCACGCCCAGCGCCAGCGTGCTCAAGCCGTAAAGAATGAATTTCAGATCGGCGGTTGAAAAAACAAAGATCCAGCCAGTCAACGCCACGAATGCCGGCAAAGGATAGAACCACATGCGATACGGCCGATTCATCCGCGGCACTTGCTTGCGCAGCAGCGTCACTGCGAAAATCTGGCCGATGAACTGAACGAGAATTCGCGTGATCAACAATGCGTCGATGACCGACAGGAGCGGCAGAAAACTGCACACAATGGCGATGGTTCCAATGACGACGAGCGATATGTGCGGGAAGTTTTTGCCGGGATGCAACCGCCCGAAGATCTTGAAGAAGGCCCCGTCCTGCGCCGCGGCGTAGGGAATCCGGGAGTAGCCCAGCAACAGCGCGAAGCACGACGCAAACGCGGTCCAAAGAACCATCACGGTGAAGACCGAGGCGACCCTGGTTCCGTGGATTTTTTCCATGAACAGCGACACGACGAAGTCCGCTTTGGGATTGTGCTCCGCCGGCACAAATTCACGCCACGGCACCACGCCGATGATCGACAGGTTCATCGCAAAATAAATCAGCGCGACACCGACGATGCTGAGCAGGATGGAACGGGGAATGACCTTACCGGGCTCCCTGACTTCGTAGCCGATATAACAAACGTCATAGTAACCAAGATAATCGTAAACGCCAATGCGGGACGCCGCGCCGAGTCCAAAATAGAAACCGATCGAAAAATCGAAGGCGCCTTTCGGAAAGTCGAACGCGAGCCTGGAATCGAAATGTGTCGCTCCGGTGAAAATGACGGCGACGGTCGTGAGGATTGATCCGGCCCACAGTGCAACGGTGATTTTTCCGATCGAGGTGATCCGGCGATAGAGCAGCGCAATGCATGACAACCCCAGACCGACGACGACCATTGAGCCTTTCAACGAAAGCCCGCCTTCGGTTGTCATCCCCGGCGACAGATAGTTGAGATAATTCGCAAATCCGATGTAGCCCGAGGCAATTTCCAGCGGCCCGCTCAAAACGAATTGCCAGATGAACAGGAAGGCCATGAAGCGACCGAAGGTCTCGCGCCCAAACGCCTCGCGCAAATACCCGTAGCTGCCGCCGGAGCCGGGCATCGCCGCACCCAGCTCGCTCCAGACCAAACCATCGGCCATCGCAATGACAACGGCGACCACCCAGCCGAGCATTGCTTGCGGACCGCCGCCATTCAAGGCGGACATCAGCAAGGGAATCGTGATGAACGGCCCGATGCCGATCATGTTTGTCATGTTCAGCGCGGTGGCCTGCAAAAGTCCAAAACGCCGGAGCAAATGAGGCTGGCCGGTTGGTGGTGGGGACTGGCCGCTCATGGGTCGGGCCAGAGCCTAAGTGGATTTCGCTCGTGAAGGCA
This genomic window from Candidatus Angelobacter sp. contains:
- a CDS encoding SEL1-like repeat protein, which translates into the protein MNRLNSFRPAALAFAAGLLIVSVGGCGKSQERTEDGLNSSGTNRAGYVVRTRRVAPRPAATERDSDQTPITPSGPAQPNVPNSDIETIKASAQAGDIAAQIALGKYYATGQGGRIDMAEAIKWYQTAAEQGQPRAQYDLGIIYAQGRGVPRNDQEAAKWFYQAAQQGDPMSQYNLGLMYASGQGVAADNTEATKWFQKAAEQGDAMAQLKLAMTYAKDSNTAISQQDLAAFYLKAAEQGYAEAQAALGSMYKKGNGVDQNAAEALKWYAAAAEQGDPKALHWMAVSYVNGDGVTKDLNQAAQYYTKAADEGYPLSQYNLAMMYMLGQGVEGSDQQAIQLFQKAAEQNFAAAQRQLGSFYESGRGTSPDLVEAYRWYSQAAANGDQEAIRAMNTLSQRLTPDQITEAKNRAGLPAAQPGANPNPSN
- a CDS encoding APC family permease, encoding MSGQSPPPTGQPHLLRRFGLLQATALNMTNMIGIGPFITIPLLMSALNGGGPQAMLGWVVAVVIAMADGLVWSELGAAMPGSGGSYGYLREAFGRETFGRFMAFLFIWQFVLSGPLEIASGYIGFANYLNYLSPGMTTEGGLSLKGSMVVVGLGLSCIALLYRRITSIGKITVALWAGSILTTVAVIFTGATHFDSRLAFDFPKGAFDFSIGFYFGLGAASRIGVYDYLGYYDVCYIGYEVREPGKVIPRSILLSIVGVALIYFAMNLSIIGVVPWREFVPAEHNPKADFVVSLFMEKIHGTRVASVFTVMVLWTAFASCFALLLGYSRIPYAAAQDGAFFKIFGRLHPGKNFPHISLVVIGTIAIVCSFLPLLSVIDALLITRILVQFIGQIFAVTLLRKQVPRMNRPYRMWFYPLPAFVALTGWIFVFSTADLKFILYGLSTLALGVVFFLVWSKCTKRWPWAKVEC